The Coffea arabica cultivar ET-39 chromosome 2c, Coffea Arabica ET-39 HiFi, whole genome shotgun sequence genome includes the window AACACTAGttatttttgtaatttaatCAATAACTGAATTAAGTGTTAATAATACAATAACTAATGGGACATGTGATAATATTATGTACAAATAGGTTAACAATCATTTAATTGTTCTCAATTGGTAGAACTTATGAAActatgaggatgaaatgtgttctACATAAACTTTTGGgacaaaattggtcaaaattataaaattatgagGATGAAATATGTTTGGAATGAAACTTTAGGGACGAAATTGGTTAACATCCTAAACATTGgagatgaaaagtgcatttttcccttACTTTGTGCTAGGATCTTAAAAGCCATATGTTCACAATCAACATCCTATTTTCAGTCATTATGGCTCAGTAACTTCATCACTGACATGAAATTTCTCGTCTTCTGAAGCCAAGAGAACAGCAAATGCCACTTGAGCAGCTACGGTCTTACTATGTAAAATATCTTTACTCCATTCTTAGTTTTGCACATTGATGAGCAGATGATTAACCACAAAAGTGCAAAACCCCATTTATGTGCTTCCCTGCTTGTTACTTACCTCGTCAAATGCTTCAAAGATGTCAATACTTGGTTGGTGGATAGTGCAAACAATTGTTCTCCCTGTATCAGCCACATTCTTTACAGCCCGCATGACAATAGCAGCTGCTCTTGCATCTAATCCTGTCGTAGGCTCATCTAGGAAGATAATGGATGGGTTAGCAACCAGCTCCACAGCAATTGTGAGCCGCTTGCGCTGCTCTGTTGACAAACCACTGACCCCGGCGATGCCAACCAATTTATCTTTGATTCTATCAAGTTCAATGGTCTCAAGCACTTCTTTCACAAAATCCTAGCAGTAGAGTGAAATTGTAAGTTGTAAAAcacaaaagaatgaaaaaaattttcaacttatTATAGTTAGAACCATACAAATTTTGTTTGTGGATTAATCTGAGGTTGAAGGCGTAGCCAAGCAGAAAAAATAACTGATTCTTCTATTGTAATTTGAGGAGAATGTATGTCGATTTGCTCACAGTAACCCGAGATACGAGCAAATGTCTGTTGAAATTTGGGGAACCCTCCAATCTTTATTTCTCCTTCAACAATGCCTCTAGTTTTTCTGCCAGAAAGTACATCAAGAAGAGTAGTTTTTCCAGCTCCAGTGACACCCATTAGTGCTGTCAGAACACCAGGTTTAAGTGCGCCTGTAATATCACAAAGAAGCTGAAGCCTTTTCTTTCTGTAGCCATGCTCCTTCACTTCCTACAGTACACATAGAGTTACATTTTATATTTTAGCCCAAATGATCTTGGCATCCTAAGATTgtcaaattttgaccaaattgattaTCATTACCGTAGGGATCTCAACATAATACTGCAAATCCTGAAATACAACAGTCAGGGGTTCAAAAGGCAAAATTATTTTCCCTGCAAATTGAGATCAGAGAACCTCTTTAGTCAAGGAGGATGTTAGTACAGAAACCAATGAATAAGGGGAATTACCCGACAAAGCTAGAAGGGGTAAGGTGGTCATGGAATCAGTGGACAACAAAATTACATAAACATAGAAGAAATTGGAAGAGTCCAACCTTTATGAGATTCTGTGAAAGTAGTAGAAGAATTTCTCAACATTTCGTCATGTGATGTGCTGGTGGACTTTTTACTTTGTGTTCGAGGGAACTTATCACCCGAAATAATAGCACGAGTACCAGCAGCTAAATGCATCTcaggaaaaaaagaagtttaATTATGTGCTTTTAGGCAATCATTTAGAATTCGCTCTTGCTTTATTGAAGATAAACTTACGAGGTAAGAAAGTCAGGGCCAAGGTGAAGCCAATATTGAAAAGCAATGTAAACCCAAACAGTGCACCAATTGAAATCCAGAAAAATTGTTTGTCAAAGTTTAAACCATGTGCTTCAAGTGTTTCTCTTCCCACCGTAGTATTTGATGGAAGCATCTGAGCACAAGGATGACAAGCAACAACTAAGAAGAAACAGAATCGAGCAAAAAGAACCAGCAGCCAAATACTTTGAATACAATTTGAGAAAATGATATTCAAATACATACATGCACCCTGTACTCTGGTTTATATGTTTCAGAataccatgaaatcttccaggGAACTAATTACAAGCAGCTTGTTAAATTCATTGAATTTATAGTACATAATATGCATTCCTGTCAGCATCTTGGAGTAACTTGCATCTCCAACCAACATTGATCTTTTCTTATATATTAGTATTGTAGATGAAATTTCTCTCATTGTACAACGCAAATTACTTCAGAATAAAATGAAATACCAAATGAGAAATGACTGCTTGTATGGCTAGGCATGGATGAATGACCCTAAGCAAACAGTTATTCTAGCCAAACAGTTCTTGCTTCGTTTTGCCATGTCAAGTACTTCAGCAGAAAATGGCTTTGCTTAATATAACAGATAAAGTCAATGCAATTTCCTCTTGCATAAGAGACATGATTACCTTTTGCCATCGCGGGGCAAGAAATTCATTTACAGCAAGGCCAATCTCACCATATGTCATTGGAGAAAACCAAAATCCCCATTTTATCCAATTTGGCATAGAGGCTACAATTCAAATCATCTTTTTTAATTCCACTGCATCCTAAAATCAACCATagaaagaaaatgttgaaaaagattgaaaaatctTACATTTCGGGATTAGAAAGCCACTAAATATGGAGAGCAGCAACATTGACAAGACACCAGCGAATGAGGCAGCCACCATGGTGCGACAGACAGATGCCAAGAAGCGGTACATGGATATTGATGTGAAGTGAACAGCAAACAATAGAACTACCTGGCCGAAGAACCTGGGAAAGACTGATGCTTTGTAAGAAAACCATGAAAGGGTTCAAGAAGTATAAGCATGTATTTAGGCCAACCACTCTCAAAAATTGgtaatgaaaaacttttaagtCACTGAGAAAGCTAAAAACATTGCTTCTGAAGGACATTGCAGGTATTGGATCTGTCCACagaaaagaaaacttcttcTGTCTCACCTACCTTCCTATCTCAGGACTATATCCAATGCCATAGTACGTTATGCATGTCCAAGCTGTAGCTTCCAACAATGAAATAGGAATCTTTAGTATAGCAGATGGAATAGCATATGCCCAAGCTGGGTAGAAATACAAATCTCTCTGTTTATAGAAAATTGGTAGTCTTGCAACTGTCATTGGCAGCTCTGGGAGTCCATCAACCACAAGCATaataagagaaaagaaaagagctcCCATAAAATAATTTGCATGAGGAAGATCAAAATCTGTTGTTCTCCGCAAAAATAGGGACATAGTCATAAAGGCAATTAGGAAAAGCTGCAAAGATAAGTAGCAGAATACTTGAATTGTCTGTTAACAATGATATATAAAACTGAGGAATatatcataaaattaaaaaccattacaaaacaaTGAAATACTAAAGCTATTTTGCTAACCTGGACAGTTCTGTGAACATAAACCGAATAGTTCCTCTTCATCAGAAGAAGTTCCCTTGATATACAAGCTCTAAAGAGTGTCCATTTAGGAAGAGAATATGCACTAAGATTAATTGCATCTTTACTGTTCTGGGAACTCTCAAATGGAGCAGAAAGCAGTGTGCTAAGCTTTTTCCCACAGTCAGACTGCTGAAAAGCCCTTGATAATGTATCGACAGAACTATAGCTGTAAGTCTCTTTGCTGCTATTCCAATATTGTGCTTGATCTTTTTCTGAAATAACCTGCAAAAAACTAATAGCTTagatgtgaaataaaaaggagAAAGTAAATATGAGCTTGATGTGCTTACTTCCTGAAGGAAATCTGCTACACCTTTTCTTTCAGGACAAATAAATCCGCAACTCTCAAAAAATTCAAGAACATTGTCTGTAGGTCCATGATATACAATCTTCCCCTCAGCCATCAAAATGAGGTCGTCAAATAGATCGAATGTTTCTGGAGCTGGCTGAAGAAGTGAAACAAGTATCGTAGCATTTGTAATATGTGCTAGATGCTGAAGGCAAGCTATAATCTGATGGGTAGTCGAACTATCTAAGCCATTTGATATCTCATCCATAAATAATGTTTTAGGAGGCCCAACAATCATCTCCCCTGCATTATGACAATAGAATCCAATGCTGAATAATTCTTTTCTAGTTGTTTTCCAGTTGACATTTCATATTTGCTAAGTTATAGCTATTTAAATGATTTGTGCTAAATCCGTGAAAGGCAAATTTTCATGTTTAAAAGTTTGAAGATAAATATTACCTGTTGTCAACCTTTTCTTTTCACCACCAGAGATGCCTCTTCTAAGGGCATCTCCAACAAGTGTATCGGCACAGATATCAAGCCCGAGTATCTGATAATGGAAATAATTGTCAATGTGCAACCATATACCTAAATGCAGTCAAACTTTCAACTAAATATGGGGGCGACCGCTTAAAAAGAAGAGGACATACTTTTAGAATGTAATCTGTCTGCAGTGTTCTCTTTTGTCCCTCCACTGAGATTGCCTGAACAAAAAAGATATATTTAACACAGAACAAATCATGAATTTACAAGAAGTTAGCATAGCATATGCCATGAACATAAcaatgagagagagagacagagagagggaACAAAAGTTCCATTTAAAGTCATTATTACCAATAG containing:
- the LOC113733019 gene encoding pleiotropic drug resistance protein 3, whose translation is MTELVAIDEVELSHQPTSSFRSNSVLNGENDEHIDEECALQWAAIERLPTFERIRSSLFDVNDGNEAKTNAKRVVDVTKLGAQERHLFIEKLIRHIENDNLKLLRKIRKRLDKVGVKFPTVEVRYKNVSVEAECEVVYGKPLPTLWNTLKRSILDLARLPGLKPRKSKISIIGGVSGVIKPGRMTLLLGPPGCGKTSLLKALSGNLNKSLKVSGEVSYNGYKLTELVPQKTSAYISQYDCHIPEMTVRETLDFSSRCQGIGRRGEIMIELSQREKEAGVLPDPDIDTYMKAISVEGQKRTLQTDYILKILGLDICADTLVGDALRRGISGGEKKRLTTGEMIVGPPKTLFMDEISNGLDSSTTHQIIACLQHLAHITNATILVSLLQPAPETFDLFDDLILMAEGKIVYHGPTDNVLEFFESCGFICPERKGVADFLQEVISEKDQAQYWNSSKETYSYSSVDTLSRAFQQSDCGKKLSTLLSAPFESSQNSKDAINLSAYSLPKWTLFRACISRELLLMKRNYSVYVHRTVQLFLIAFMTMSLFLRRTTDFDLPHANYFMGALFFSLIMLVVDGLPELPMTVARLPIFYKQRDLYFYPAWAYAIPSAILKIPISLLEATAWTCITYYGIGYSPEIGRFFGQVVLLFAVHFTSISMYRFLASVCRTMVAASFAGVLSMLLLSIFSGFLIPKSSMPNWIKWGFWFSPMTYGEIGLAVNEFLAPRWQKMLPSNTTVGRETLEAHGLNFDKQFFWISIGALFGFTLLFNIGFTLALTFLPPAGTRAIISGDKFPRTQSKKSTSTSHDEMLRNSSTTFTESHKGKIILPFEPLTVVFQDLQYYVEIPTEVKEHGYRKKRLQLLCDITGALKPGVLTALMGVTGAGKTTLLDVLSGRKTRGIVEGEIKIGGFPKFQQTFARISGYCEQIDIHSPQITIEESVIFSAWLRLQPQINPQTKFDFVKEVLETIELDRIKDKLVGIAGVSGLSTEQRKRLTIAVELVANPSIIFLDEPTTGLDARAAAIVMRAVKNVADTGRTIVCTIHQPSIDIFEAFDELILLKSGGRMIYYGPLGWNSCKVIEYFEGIPGVPKIRDNYNPATWVLEVTSTSSEAELGVDFAEIYQHSALYMNNKELAARLGSPPLESKALEFPTSFSQNVWGQFKACLWKQYWSYWRSPSYNLMRFLHIFAVSMIFGFLFWNQGQKMDNQQGLFNAFGAMYLAVFFGGVNNCSSVMPYISTERIVLYRERFAGMYTSWAYALAQIVIEIPYSFVQALEFTVITYPMIGYYWSAYKVFWYFYSMFNALLYFNYIGMMIVAMTPSFQVASILSSGFYTAANLFAGYLIPQPQIPKWWIWLYYITPTAWTLNGMLTSQYGDIQKEIDVFGETKTIAAFLRDYYGFHHDRLPLVAFISILYPLTFAVVFAFCIQNLNFQKR